The Argiope bruennichi chromosome 5, qqArgBrue1.1, whole genome shotgun sequence genome segment ttTTTCGCAATTTCAGGGTGGTGCAAGAAATAATCTTCTGAGACTAGCTCGAGAAGACAAATCCTCAAGACTTCACCTAGATTTCAACGGAGCTGATGTCATCCGCAACCTGTTAGCCGCCAGATCCTTGGACCGACTTGGTGGTGGAGAGGTTATCCGAATCTTGGACCCCTTAACTGGAGGTCAGATGCTCAAATCTTTGGAACAGCTCAGCTCTGGTCAAGGACTCAACTCCCTGGACAACTTCAGGGGTGGTGAGGTCCTCAGCGTCCTGGACAGGCTGACAGGAGGAGATTTCATCAACTCTTTGGACATGGTTGAAGGCGTTACTGTCATGGCAGCTCTAGACAAGGCACGACAGGCCAAAATGAGGCACAGACCAGCCCCTAAACGTACCTTAGACACCCTCACTGGAATGGCATTTGGAGAAAGCAAGAGATTCGATTCCCTAAGTGGATCCACCTTCGGACTCAGCAAGAGAGATTTCGATGAGATCGACAATGTTGGTTTCACTGGTTTTGCCAAAAGAGGATGGGGATCCTACGGCAGAGGAAGAGGCAACAGTCTGGCTCTAGCGAAGAAGAATTTTGATGAGATCGACAGAGCTGGGTTTGAAACCTACAATAAGAGGAATTTTGATGAAATCGATCGAGCAGGATTCGAAACTTTTGAAAAGAGAGATAGGAAAGATTAGATTTTTTTCCAGGTAGGTTTATTCatgtaagtataaaatattgtttttgtttttaaatatgcaatatatgttaagaatattttaatgctacTACTTAAATACTCATTGCAATGTCTAAGAGAATAAATGacaggatttattttttaaatgatttttattgcaaGTAActtaatgtttcattattttttcatacatgtCAATTGAACaagcaaaagaaagaatttaaagaaatatgagtAAAATATTATGTATGATTTGAAtagacacagaaaaaaaatacaatcagaACGAATGATCTTGTTCAGTTTATGGTTTCATCTGATGAAAAAATACAGCCAACAGTTTGATTTATGTTCTCCAACTGTCGTTATAATTTATGTTAAGGGAtctgtaagaaaattttaaatgatttttttaaaattttgggaaaataaattcttttcaggAATTAGGAATTCTTGGGGAGATAATTTCACCAACGACTGAaccttatttacaaaattatgttttattatagcATTCCTGTTGATCTCTTCTATTAGGTCTTTCAGTTTAATACTGAATAACTCAGTTTAATAGGTATTGTTATCGTGATGTATTTACGAAAATTTCTTCGTCTGTGAAACGAGATATTAATCATCGATtcggttttttatttatttgataatcatTTGAAGTAATAGagtaattatttatgcatttacggaataattattagataatatttcCGATACACGAACTTCTAGAAGCctgatataaattgtaaattattaatatcataaccgtataaattaaacattaaaaaattaaattatttaaattctaaatttcctCTTggtttttagaaaacaaatagaGAATGAATCGAAGATAATCTATTTATACTAATTTCAAATGTAGCTAATAATTTGACTTTGTATAGGGGTCGTTTTGTGCTACCTTATGAACATTTCTTCGTTTGTGTATGAAATATTAAACGTagattcaattttgtatttatttggtaATTGTTTGATATAATAGAGtaattatttactgatttttcacttcaaatttttgaatcgatgttattaaatttttcaagcgAAAATGCAGAATTTTGTTATGGTTACAATAAGAATCAAGTGGAAGTACCCTCTCAAAATGGAATGGGGAAGGCGGTGCATCTGattttttaatgagttaattaaaatccatctggtttttttttttttcatttatagacaAACTCActtcaataaatatgtaaataatctgatttaaaaatgaatgtaaaactatttttttattgaaaaaatccatttattttcaaacaaaaaaagaaagacaatttttttttatgtgtaaaggttttaaaaaagttaaaatttctaaataacaatgaatttaagtgtttctaaaattttgaaagttatcataagtattattcattttctaCTAAGATAGTTCTGTTTATTTTGGTAAAGAAAAGAAGCTGTAAACTTATGTTAAGTTTTGACATTAAATCattctatcaataaaaattcttcttaaaactCTTCGCTCTTCGCATGCTCATGATTACCTAACATAccactatttacaaaaaaataaataactgtataaaagagtactaaaaaagaaaaatctttcaacgattttctgcatattatttaacgtttagaaatttgttcttttatcTTAATCTCAATCAAtaagtagtattttttaaattgtcattgcTAAAACCGTTCCTAATTttcataatgctaaaaaaaaacttttcaaaatttgcagTTGCTTATTAACTAAGGTACATTAATTCTTCTTAcaaatcataattctttttagCTGATAAGCATATCctttgaaagtaataattttggtCAGCGAAAAAGAATTAGTATCATAACAATTCatctttatcttatttattacgGCAAAGTTTCCATTGACTGCATAGTTGTGTAAAAACTGCACAAGCTGAAACCAATTCAAGGTTTTTGTTACTGTAAGAATTTCTCTGATAGAAACtttctttacttaatttataattaagtacgTTTCAAAAGTAAATATCTATACTTAAGTCACTAGACtataaaaacttattcaaaagTTTTTCAGCGCAAATGTATCGCAATTCTTTATAGACccttttaaatagaagaaaagaataaGGTACaggaaaaagaattcaaaacagtttctttattattttcaacatttctagaatttttaagtTGCCCCAATGCTATACTACTTTTTAGAACAGGGGTTCTTTCTTCACAAAGCTTCTCACTCTAAAAAGAATTCTTACTTGAATTGTTAAAAAGTGAAATGCTGCACAATaatcgtttcttttctttttcagaagcCATTTTAACTTGGTAAAGATTAGATGAACAATCAGCATTTTAAcagttaaatattaagaaaaaattatttacaaaaaaatatcttatttttgctagcaaatgcttatttttataaaacatgtgTGATCCTTGtatgtaatgtttttaatatcgaatatatttaagactaaattattgattattttaaaaataaaaataaatggaaatagaTAATAGAATCAATATGTAATTCATTCGaaactacatttttttcaatacctaaatttgataaatatgacgcgaaaaaatgtaaaaagttttttttaaaaaaataatctactacattaatattattcttaccaAAGATATACAATGACTAAAGAACAATTCATCAATTAAAAAGCACATTGATActcaaaataattgtaatataatttttttctgtgcttaATAAGGCATAATGAGAATTATTCAATTACCAATATCTTTTTAAGTCGTAAATaacgataatatttaaaaaacaaattaattttaaataacagcaaattaaaaatattccttctcATATAGTCAAATAAGTTTTTGTACCTCATCTTCTacttttcaaatgcaaattttaaaaatccaaaataaatttgataatcacATTGAATTTAcctataaaaagtaaataaaaaaagattgctGTTTTACAAAAATGTGCTGTAGATAAAgacattaataatttctttcctaAGTATAATTTGTCTTAAAAGTAGTTTGACATTATTGGaagatcttatattttttataattgatcaTTCAGAACAAATATTGGGACCAAAATCTTCACATAAAGACATCCTATATTCTGCAGtaattttatgctattaaaacggagttttcgttttataaaatctaaaaatttgaataactaaatatttggattcacattaaaaatgtataagaatggcatgcatttttatattttagttttccaactaattaataaattatataatgtatcTTATAACTTTATATAATGTATCTTATAACTTCCGcatagttttttaaagaaattttagataaaaatttagtttatttgaaatatactcatgaaataaataaaattcaaagtaaacgTTTTCGATGAAGCATTTGaggttttgaatattatttcttacatGACAAAGAACAAACTTAGTGATCGTTTTTTCTCAAAACTCCTATAGCCCTCTGTGgctataagtaaataaaaaaaaatagcaatatgtTGTGAAAATACCtccaaaatgtaaataatataaatattagcattttttggcaatgtttgcattttttattttttacaactgaTTTATGATGAATCTGAATTTACATTTTGAAGAGCAAACATGCTTGCTTTAAATTAAGAACCAACTGAATTTAAAGCTActgatatttttccaaataattataacaacaatgcttatattttcttaatttggaaTTTTAGACTGAATCATAACacatcaattcaataaaaaaattcacttattcACTCATTTAAATGAACTTCTGTTCTTAAATTccttgttatttaaaaagttaagcaTGTCAAAGCTGTATGGTATTTATTAAACTATTCCGCACCTTATTACTGATGCGCCTACCGATTTAATTGCTG includes the following:
- the LOC129968717 gene encoding uncharacterized protein LOC129968717, producing MLLYIPFFASVAISCVLAAPGQGGARNNLLRLAREDKSSRLHLDFNGADVIRNLLAARSLDRLGGGEVIRILDPLTGGQMLKSLEQLSSGQGLNSLDNFRGGEVLSVLDRLTGGDFINSLDMVEGVTVMAALDKARQAKMRHRPAPKRTLDTLTGMAFGESKRFDSLSGSTFGLSKRDFDEIDNVGFTGFAKRGWGSYGRGRGNSLALAKKNFDEIDRAGFETYNKRNFDEIDRAGFETFEKRDRKD